One Paenibacillus sp. FSL H7-0737 DNA segment encodes these proteins:
- a CDS encoding ribonuclease J: MKVAAKQLWIAALGGVNEIGKNMYFLQYADDIIVIDCGSKFPDESLLGIDLIIPDVTYLLSNLDKIRALVVTHGHEDHIGGIPYLLKQLNLPIYASRLTLGLIENKLREHGILRQTKLHVIDSESTLQLGAITTTFFNTNHSIPDCLGVVFDTPEGTVVHTGDFKFDMTPVNKQYPDIHKMADIGKNGVKFLLSESTNAERPGFTPSEKLVGAHIEEAFMKADRRIFISTFASNVHRLQQIIEAARLTDRRLTLLGRSMVNVVRVAQELGYLSIPDNMLIEPTEAAKLPPEQVTVLCTGSQGEPMAALSRLANASHRQMEIQAGDTVLIAANPIPGNERNVSRIVDNLYVLGAKVIYGSRSELHVSGHASQEELKLMLTLMKPEYFIPIHGEYRMLHHHSLLAEAVGVNPNNIFILKNGDIVESSSGVVRQSGRVAAGQTLVDGLGIGDIGNVVLRDRRQLSADGILITVITLSQEDGRLLNEPDTISRGFIYVRNSETLMEEINKLVTSTLQKMSEADLGEWNIIKQTIKETLSRFLYEKTKRRPMILPIIIEV; the protein is encoded by the coding sequence ATGAAAGTGGCAGCAAAGCAGCTCTGGATTGCAGCATTAGGCGGTGTGAATGAAATTGGTAAGAATATGTATTTCCTGCAATATGCAGATGATATTATTGTCATTGATTGCGGTTCTAAATTTCCAGACGAAAGTCTACTGGGGATTGACCTCATTATTCCTGATGTTACGTATTTATTAAGTAATCTTGATAAGATTCGAGCATTAGTAGTTACACATGGACATGAGGATCATATTGGAGGAATTCCGTATCTACTCAAACAATTAAATCTTCCGATCTACGCATCTCGGTTAACCTTAGGTCTAATTGAAAATAAACTGAGGGAACACGGAATATTACGTCAGACCAAGCTTCATGTCATTGATTCTGAGTCTACTTTACAGCTAGGAGCGATTACTACAACGTTCTTTAATACCAATCATAGTATTCCGGATTGCCTTGGTGTTGTATTCGACACCCCAGAAGGGACCGTTGTTCATACAGGGGATTTCAAATTTGACATGACCCCTGTTAATAAGCAGTATCCAGACATACATAAAATGGCTGACATCGGTAAAAATGGTGTAAAGTTCCTGCTCTCAGAGAGTACCAATGCAGAACGCCCAGGCTTCACCCCCTCTGAAAAACTCGTTGGCGCTCATATAGAAGAAGCATTCATGAAAGCTGACCGTAGAATCTTTATCTCTACCTTTGCTTCAAATGTACACCGTCTACAACAGATCATTGAAGCTGCTCGTTTAACCGATCGTAGATTAACCTTACTTGGCAGAAGTATGGTTAATGTTGTCCGAGTAGCCCAGGAACTCGGGTACTTGAGCATTCCAGATAACATGCTGATCGAGCCTACAGAAGCTGCCAAACTCCCTCCAGAGCAAGTAACTGTATTATGTACAGGCAGTCAAGGAGAGCCCATGGCTGCGTTATCGCGACTGGCTAACGCAAGTCATAGGCAGATGGAAATCCAGGCAGGAGATACCGTTCTGATAGCAGCTAATCCCATTCCCGGGAATGAACGCAATGTATCTAGAATCGTCGATAATTTATACGTGCTGGGCGCTAAAGTCATCTATGGATCACGCAGCGAGCTTCATGTATCTGGGCATGCAAGCCAAGAAGAGCTTAAGTTAATGTTAACCTTGATGAAACCTGAATATTTCATACCGATTCATGGTGAATACCGTATGCTACATCATCACAGCTTGTTAGCAGAGGCAGTTGGTGTTAACCCCAATAATATCTTTATTCTAAAAAATGGAGATATCGTCGAGTCATCATCAGGTGTCGTCCGCCAATCTGGCCGAGTGGCAGCTGGACAAACCCTAGTGGATGGCCTTGGGATTGGAGATATTGGTAATGTCGTTCTTCGCGATCGTCGCCAGCTGTCAGCAGACGGTATTTTGATTACAGTGATTACATTAAGCCAAGAAGATGGACGTTTATTAAACGAGCCGGATACCATATCCAGAGGATTCATCTATGTCCGTAACTCAGAAACTTTAATGGAGGAGATCAACAAGCTTGTAACCTCCACCCTTCAAAAGATGAGTGAGGCTGACCTAGGCGAGTGGAATATCATCAAGCAGACCATCAAGGAGACCCTAAGTAGATTCCTGTACGAAAAAACGAAACGACGTCCAATGATTCTCCCCATCATTATTGAGGTGTAG
- a CDS encoding ABC-F family ATP-binding cassette domain-containing protein — protein sequence MSILNVEGLSHGFGDRAIFKDVSFRLLKGEHIGLFGANGEGKSTFMNIVTGKLQPDEGKVEWSKRVRVGYLDQHAVLTKGMTIQDVLRGAFQYLFDLEQEMNDMYGRMGDVSPEELEKLLEEVGTIQDTLTNQDFYMIDAKIQETARGLGITDIGLDRDVADLSGGQRTKILLAKLLLEKPDILLLDEPTNYLDEQHIEWLRRYLQEYDNAFILISHDMPFLNSVINLIYHMENQKLTRYVGDYEQFQQVYEMRKQQLESAYNRQKQEIAELKDFVARNKASVATRNMAMSRQKKLDKMEIIEIAKEKPKPQFNFKEGKTAGKMIFEAKELVIGYDTPLSRPLNLLMERGQKIALVGANGIGKTTLLRSILGEIQALSGSVERGYHQEIGYFEQEMKEGNYKTCIEEIWDTFPSLSQFEVRAALAKCGLTTKHIESKIAVLSGGEKAKVRLCKLINSETNILVLDEPTNHLDIDAKDELKRALKAYKGSILMISHEPDFYQDIVTDIWNCEDWTTKVF from the coding sequence ATGAGCATATTAAATGTAGAAGGATTAAGTCATGGTTTTGGAGATCGTGCGATCTTCAAGGATGTTTCATTCCGTCTTCTAAAAGGCGAGCATATCGGATTATTCGGCGCTAACGGCGAAGGTAAATCCACTTTTATGAATATTGTTACAGGAAAGCTTCAACCGGATGAAGGTAAGGTCGAATGGTCCAAACGGGTGCGTGTTGGCTACCTCGATCAGCATGCAGTGTTGACCAAAGGCATGACCATTCAAGATGTACTCAGAGGCGCTTTTCAATACCTCTTTGATCTTGAGCAAGAGATGAATGATATGTACGGCAGAATGGGTGACGTGTCGCCTGAAGAGTTGGAAAAGCTGCTTGAAGAAGTTGGTACGATCCAAGATACGCTTACAAATCAAGATTTCTACATGATCGATGCGAAGATACAAGAAACCGCGCGCGGTCTAGGCATCACAGATATTGGATTGGATCGTGATGTAGCTGATCTTAGTGGTGGTCAGCGTACCAAAATCTTGCTTGCGAAGCTGTTGCTTGAAAAACCAGATATTTTGCTCCTAGATGAGCCTACGAACTATCTGGATGAGCAGCATATTGAATGGCTGAGACGTTATCTTCAAGAGTATGATAATGCATTTATTCTGATCTCACATGATATGCCTTTCTTGAACAGCGTTATCAACCTGATCTACCATATGGAAAATCAAAAGCTGACTCGTTATGTGGGTGACTATGAGCAATTCCAGCAGGTCTACGAAATGAGAAAACAACAGCTTGAATCTGCTTATAACCGTCAAAAACAAGAAATCGCAGAGCTGAAAGACTTCGTTGCACGTAACAAAGCAAGCGTAGCTACCCGTAACATGGCAATGTCCAGACAGAAGAAGCTCGACAAGATGGAAATTATCGAGATTGCAAAAGAGAAGCCAAAACCACAGTTTAACTTTAAAGAAGGTAAAACCGCGGGCAAGATGATTTTCGAAGCAAAAGAATTGGTTATCGGATATGACACACCGTTGTCCAGACCGCTTAATTTGTTAATGGAGCGTGGACAAAAGATCGCGTTGGTCGGTGCGAACGGGATCGGTAAAACCACCTTGCTTCGCAGCATCTTAGGTGAAATCCAAGCATTGTCCGGTTCGGTAGAACGTGGATACCATCAAGAGATTGGATACTTTGAGCAAGAAATGAAAGAAGGCAATTACAAGACTTGTATCGAGGAGATCTGGGATACATTCCCATCCCTGTCACAATTCGAAGTACGTGCTGCCCTTGCCAAATGTGGACTGACCACGAAACATATCGAAAGTAAGATTGCTGTTCTAAGTGGTGGAGAAAAAGCTAAAGTGCGTCTATGTAAACTCATTAACAGCGAGACGAACATTCTCGTATTAGATGAGCCGACGAACCACTTGGATATCGATGCCAAAGATGAACTGAAACGTGCGCTGAAAGCATATAAGGGAAGCATTCTCATGATCTCTCACGAACCAGATTTTTATCAAGACATTGTCACCGATATCTGGAATTGCGAAGATTGGACAACAAAAGTATTCTAA
- a CDS encoding AAA family ATPase, protein MNKLVFFLGPAGAGKTTLAKAIASRRKVPFFDMDILLRPAADAIMTFHGLDPADRDSADYKRLCRDLGYRITMDAALDNIGLNVDAFVVGPFTKEAANPDWISSELSRIGRSLQDVEVKVVLVELANEELYRTRIHDRQSPLDEWKFQHWDEFRKSFGNRSVKWPLPSSNVKVIDNSDPDITTTVAVVEHFIYD, encoded by the coding sequence ATGAACAAACTTGTATTTTTTCTAGGGCCAGCTGGGGCAGGCAAAACGACATTAGCTAAAGCGATCGCTTCCCGGCGTAAAGTACCCTTCTTTGATATGGATATTCTATTACGTCCAGCGGCTGACGCCATTATGACCTTTCACGGATTGGACCCGGCAGACAGAGACTCTGCCGATTACAAAAGATTATGCCGTGATTTGGGCTACCGGATTACGATGGATGCAGCGCTAGACAATATAGGCCTGAATGTAGATGCATTTGTGGTTGGACCATTTACTAAAGAAGCTGCCAACCCTGACTGGATCAGCAGTGAGTTATCTCGAATCGGACGTTCGCTGCAAGATGTTGAGGTTAAAGTTGTCTTAGTCGAACTAGCCAATGAGGAATTGTATCGGACACGAATTCACGATCGACAATCACCATTAGATGAATGGAAGTTCCAGCATTGGGATGAATTTCGCAAATCATTTGGAAACCGCAGTGTGAAGTGGCCGCTTCCAAGTTCTAATGTGAAAGTGATCGATAATTCTGATCCAGACATAACTACGACTGTGGCTGTGGTGGAGCATTTTATCTACGACTAG
- a CDS encoding phosphotransferase, whose translation MLENKMDQLNISVQRIFGEQEIEIVDFTCEDLDYKTPNFTTAGIFHLQGIALINNEQLPWSIILKIIKSDSAEKEDPAHHNYWRREALVFESKILDELPGSIQAPKCYLVEEQVDGTVWLWMERIEGEFAHAKEQFDIIAERLGRFNGAYLSGKNTPNNQWICRSWLRSWTTASKMYAPNPEEYIHQLHRDNDRSLWAWFQDFTKRIDSNLNALHRLPRVLAHQDLSQMNMLLTQNGELVLIDWQFMSLSGLGEDLGKMFGVNMSLGVIPIHRYEEFKESLFHSYIKGLKASGWQGDESLARYGYCLSTALRSVWEVPQYFSLNAQLQSDLLNANLQERVNRLEQIIIIHQKMTLEAETLKLWIT comes from the coding sequence GTGTTAGAGAATAAAATGGATCAGCTTAACATCAGTGTTCAAAGAATTTTTGGAGAACAAGAAATAGAAATAGTCGATTTCACATGTGAGGATTTAGATTATAAAACACCTAACTTTACAACAGCGGGTATCTTTCATCTTCAGGGTATCGCACTAATTAATAACGAGCAGCTTCCATGGTCAATCATATTAAAAATCATTAAGTCTGATAGTGCAGAAAAAGAGGATCCAGCACATCACAATTACTGGCGACGAGAAGCCCTAGTCTTTGAATCTAAGATTCTGGATGAGCTTCCGGGCTCAATCCAAGCTCCTAAGTGTTATCTTGTTGAGGAGCAAGTAGATGGTACCGTATGGTTATGGATGGAACGAATTGAAGGGGAATTTGCACATGCGAAGGAGCAGTTTGATATTATCGCTGAACGGTTAGGCCGATTTAATGGAGCTTATCTTTCAGGAAAGAACACTCCTAATAACCAATGGATATGTAGAAGCTGGCTTAGATCATGGACTACCGCAAGTAAAATGTATGCACCTAACCCTGAAGAATATATTCATCAATTACATAGAGACAATGACCGAAGCCTTTGGGCTTGGTTCCAAGACTTCACGAAGCGGATAGACAGTAACTTGAATGCTCTCCATCGCTTGCCGCGAGTATTAGCCCATCAGGACCTCAGTCAAATGAATATGCTGTTAACTCAAAACGGAGAGTTAGTCTTGATAGACTGGCAATTTATGAGCTTATCAGGTTTAGGTGAAGATCTTGGTAAAATGTTTGGCGTAAATATGAGTCTTGGTGTAATTCCTATCCATCGTTACGAGGAATTTAAAGAGTCTTTATTCCATTCGTATATCAAAGGATTAAAGGCTAGCGGATGGCAAGGGGACGAATCCCTTGCAAGATATGGTTATTGTTTAAGCACTGCTTTACGTAGTGTCTGGGAAGTGCCACAATACTTTTCTCTAAATGCTCAGCTACAATCTGACCTGTTAAACGCTAATCTTCAGGAGCGGGTTAATCGGCTAGAGCAAATCATTATTATTCATCAAAAAATGACGCTAGAAGCTGAGACATTGAAATTATGGATAACATAG
- a CDS encoding DMT family transporter, producing the protein MNSYVLLATAIICEVFGSSMLKVSNGFKRVFPSIGVILGMGLAFYSLSLALKTIPLGTAYAIWSGVGTALTAIIGVVIYKENFNRKKLLGLLLIIGGVIIMKLSGGAH; encoded by the coding sequence TTGAATTCATATGTATTACTTGCAACAGCGATCATCTGTGAGGTATTTGGCAGTTCAATGCTAAAAGTGTCTAACGGGTTTAAAAGGGTATTCCCATCCATTGGCGTGATCCTTGGTATGGGCTTAGCATTTTACAGTCTTTCTTTAGCGTTAAAAACAATTCCATTAGGTACAGCTTATGCGATTTGGTCAGGGGTGGGCACAGCTTTGACAGCTATAATTGGCGTAGTTATTTATAAGGAGAATTTTAATCGTAAGAAATTACTAGGTCTACTACTTATTATTGGTGGTGTAATCATTATGAAGCTCTCAGGTGGGGCTCATTAG
- a CDS encoding GNAT family N-acetyltransferase gives MNIRRIQMKDNYAIEQIIRNCLIEFGGNRAGLAWEDDSLHHLYEYYNHSDNQAYWVVEEDGNILGGCGIAPFGNEGDICELQKMYLSQSVRGRGISSELLNTALDFAKLYYNKCYLETLQNMHAANRFYMKNGFELLDAPLAGSEHFACDAWYIKELI, from the coding sequence ATGAACATCAGAAGAATACAAATGAAGGATAATTATGCAATCGAACAGATTATTAGGAACTGCCTGATTGAGTTTGGCGGGAATAGGGCAGGGCTTGCGTGGGAAGATGACAGCCTGCATCATTTATATGAGTATTACAATCATAGTGATAATCAGGCCTATTGGGTTGTAGAAGAAGATGGAAATATATTGGGCGGGTGTGGCATTGCGCCTTTCGGCAATGAGGGCGACATATGTGAGTTGCAAAAAATGTACTTATCTCAGTCTGTTAGAGGTAGAGGGATATCTTCCGAACTCTTAAATACGGCTCTGGATTTTGCCAAGCTATATTACAACAAATGTTATTTGGAGACATTACAGAACATGCATGCGGCTAACCGTTTTTATATGAAAAACGGCTTCGAACTTTTAGATGCCCCATTAGCTGGCTCAGAGCATTTCGCATGTGATGCTTGGTATATTAAAGAGTTAATTTAA
- a CDS encoding TetR/AcrR family transcriptional regulator, whose protein sequence is MNSNSKRKTILLAASTVVKNNGVEKLTLEAVAKEAGVSKGGLLHHFPNKEALIIGMVEDLTNHFFTNVQDRAMSETVEKGKWSRAITKAMDDDIKEGKEIGTALLAALFTNPDILNKFQSQYATWQQNIENDGIDPVRSTIIRLAADGLWYSEMFGLGVLDDELRTKVIQELINMTK, encoded by the coding sequence GTGAACAGTAATTCTAAACGTAAAACTATTTTATTGGCGGCTTCCACAGTTGTTAAAAATAATGGAGTAGAGAAGCTTACGCTTGAAGCTGTGGCTAAAGAAGCCGGGGTCAGTAAGGGCGGGCTACTGCACCATTTTCCAAATAAAGAAGCTTTGATCATAGGGATGGTCGAAGATCTAACGAACCATTTTTTTACCAATGTTCAAGATAGAGCAATGAGCGAAACGGTTGAAAAAGGAAAGTGGAGTCGTGCTATTACTAAAGCCATGGATGATGATATTAAAGAGGGCAAAGAGATTGGTACCGCGCTTCTCGCTGCTCTTTTCACAAATCCAGATATTCTTAACAAATTTCAAAGTCAATATGCAACATGGCAACAAAACATAGAGAACGATGGCATTGATCCTGTACGCTCCACTATCATTAGGTTGGCAGCAGATGGGTTATGGTATTCCGAAATGTTCGGATTAGGTGTGTTAGATGATGAATTACGCACGAAAGTCATTCAAGAATTGATAAATATGACGAAGTAA
- a CDS encoding discoidin domain-containing protein: protein MRNKYVVWSLVVSMLISSLFLAAGPLNFVSASGGPNLTLGKNVTASGQSQTYSPDNVKDSNQSTYWESTNNAFPQWIQVDLGANTNIDQIVLKLPSGWETRTQTLAVQGSTNGSTFTNIVGSANYEFNPSVAGNSVTIDFASISTRYVRLNVTSNTGWPAAQLSEFEIYGASGPIATPTPSPSGTYEAESASLSGGAKVNTDHAGYSGAGFVDGYLTQGATTTFTVNVPAAGSREVTLKYANASGSAKTISVYVNGAKIGQTSLSNLPNWDLWSTKVEVLNLNAGNNTIAYKYDAGDSGNVNLDQITVASTTTTPPATPTPTPTATPTPTPTPTPTPTPTPTPTPTPTVTPTPTTTPTPTTTPTPAPGSNIAVGKTITASSSTQTFVATNANDNDTSTYWEGGSNPSSLTLDLGANHNITSIVLKLNPASAWSTRTQTIQVLGHNQDTTTFGNLVSAQSYTFNPASGNTVTIPVTATVKRLQLNITSNSGAPAGQIAEFQVFGTPGANPDLMITGMSWSPTTPVETSAITLNAVVKNNGNASSAATTVNFYLNNELVGSAPVGLLTAGASTTASMTLNAGAKTAATYALSAKVDENNVIIEQNEGNNSYTNGASLVIAPVSSSDLVGVTTWTPSNPVANSTVAFTVNLKNQGTIASASGSHGVTVALKNSAGTTIQTFNGSYSGTLAAGASVNVTIPGTWTAVNGNYTITTTVEVDANEVTAKQSNNISTTNLVVYALRGASMPYSRYDTEDATLGGGATLKSAPTFDQALIASEASGQRYVALPSNGSNVGWTVRQGQGGAGVTMRFTMPDSSDGMGLNGSLDVYVNGVKVKTVSLTSYYSWQYFSGDMPGDTPSAGRPLFRFDEVHWKLDTPLQPGDIIRIQKNNGDSLEYGVDFLEIEPVPTAVARPANSVSVTDYGAVANDGQDDLAAFKATVNAAVAGGKSMYIPAGTFNLSSMWEIGSASNMINNFTVTGAGIWHTNLQFTNPNAAGGGISLRISGKLDFSNIYMNSNLRSRYGQNAIYKGFMDNFGTNSIIHDVWVEHFECGMWVGDYAHTPAIYASGLVVENSRIRNNLADGINYSQGTSNSIVRNTNVRNNGDDGLAVWTSNTNGAPAGVNNTFSYNTIENNWRAAAIAFFGGGGHKADHNYIIDTVGGSGIRMNTVFPGYHFQNNAGIVFSDTTIITSGTSKDLYGGERGAIDLEASNDAIKNVTFTNIDIINTQRDAIQFGYGGGFENIVFNNININGTGLDGITTSRFSGPHQGSAIYTYTGNGSATFNNLTTTNIANPNLNYIQSGFNLTIH from the coding sequence ATGCGTAACAAGTATGTTGTATGGTCGCTGGTAGTATCCATGCTGATTTCAAGTTTATTCTTGGCTGCGGGCCCACTTAATTTTGTTTCAGCCTCCGGAGGACCAAACCTGACACTCGGCAAAAATGTAACTGCGAGCGGTCAATCACAAACTTATAGTCCTGACAATGTTAAAGACAGTAATCAAAGCACGTATTGGGAAAGCACGAATAATGCATTCCCACAATGGATTCAAGTCGATTTAGGTGCAAATACGAATATTGATCAAATCGTTCTAAAGCTCCCTTCTGGCTGGGAGACGCGGACGCAAACATTGGCTGTTCAAGGTAGCACAAACGGTTCGACATTCACGAATATTGTAGGTTCTGCAAATTATGAATTCAATCCATCAGTGGCAGGGAACAGTGTTACCATCGACTTTGCCTCAATCAGTACGCGTTATGTTCGTCTGAATGTAACGAGCAACACAGGTTGGCCGGCAGCTCAGCTCTCTGAATTCGAGATTTACGGCGCTAGTGGCCCTATTGCTACTCCAACTCCATCGCCTTCCGGCACTTATGAAGCTGAATCTGCTTCACTGTCTGGAGGAGCTAAAGTGAACACGGATCATGCCGGTTACTCCGGCGCGGGATTCGTGGATGGATATTTGACACAAGGTGCAACAACGACATTCACGGTTAACGTGCCAGCAGCAGGTAGTCGTGAGGTGACATTGAAATACGCTAATGCAAGTGGCAGTGCAAAGACAATAAGTGTCTATGTCAATGGTGCTAAAATTGGCCAGACCTCATTATCTAACTTACCAAATTGGGATTTATGGAGCACTAAAGTAGAAGTTCTTAATCTAAATGCGGGTAACAACACCATCGCATATAAATATGATGCTGGTGATTCTGGCAATGTTAACCTTGACCAAATCACTGTAGCGTCGACGACAACAACACCACCTGCAACACCTACTCCGACACCGACAGCCACACCAACACCAACACCAACACCAACACCAACACCAACACCAACACCAACACCAACACCAACACCGACGGTCACACCAACGCCAACAACCACACCAACGCCAACAACCACACCAACACCTGCTCCTGGGAGTAATATTGCTGTCGGCAAGACGATTACCGCTTCTTCCAGTACACAAACGTTCGTAGCAACAAATGCGAACGATAATGACACAAGCACGTACTGGGAAGGTGGCAGCAATCCAAGTTCGCTCACCCTCGACTTAGGGGCGAACCACAACATTACGTCAATCGTTTTGAAGCTGAATCCAGCCTCTGCATGGAGTACTCGCACACAAACGATTCAGGTGCTCGGTCACAATCAAGACACGACTACCTTCGGTAATTTGGTATCGGCTCAATCCTATACGTTTAATCCAGCTTCGGGCAACACAGTAACCATCCCGGTTACGGCAACGGTTAAACGTCTGCAGTTGAATATCACTTCGAACTCTGGTGCCCCTGCTGGGCAAATCGCGGAGTTTCAAGTATTCGGTACACCAGGGGCGAACCCTGATCTAATGATAACGGGTATGTCCTGGTCACCTACTACTCCTGTCGAGACAAGTGCAATTACATTAAATGCAGTTGTTAAGAACAACGGTAATGCTAGCTCCGCAGCAACCACTGTCAACTTTTACTTAAACAATGAGCTCGTTGGATCTGCTCCAGTAGGTTTATTAACTGCAGGCGCATCAACAACAGCCTCAATGACATTAAACGCTGGAGCCAAAACCGCTGCGACCTATGCTCTCAGCGCTAAAGTAGATGAGAACAATGTGATTATCGAGCAGAACGAAGGGAATAACAGCTATACGAACGGGGCATCTCTTGTTATCGCTCCAGTCTCCAGCTCTGACTTAGTTGGTGTGACTACCTGGACACCAAGTAATCCAGTGGCTAATAGTACAGTAGCTTTTACCGTAAATCTCAAGAATCAAGGAACCATTGCTTCTGCAAGCGGTTCTCATGGTGTTACTGTAGCTCTTAAAAACTCAGCAGGTACCACGATTCAAACATTTAATGGATCCTATTCCGGGACCCTTGCTGCTGGAGCTTCCGTTAACGTCACGATTCCAGGGACATGGACAGCAGTCAACGGTAATTACACTATAACCACTACTGTTGAAGTGGATGCTAATGAGGTAACAGCGAAGCAATCAAACAATATAAGCACAACTAATCTGGTGGTCTATGCCCTACGTGGTGCAAGCATGCCTTATAGTCGGTATGATACCGAAGATGCTACTCTCGGTGGTGGAGCTACGTTGAAATCAGCACCTACGTTTGATCAAGCACTAATTGCTTCAGAAGCATCTGGTCAGCGTTATGTAGCACTTCCTTCAAACGGCTCGAACGTGGGATGGACAGTCAGACAAGGACAAGGCGGCGCGGGTGTAACTATGAGATTTACTATGCCTGACTCTTCGGATGGTATGGGACTGAATGGTTCACTTGACGTGTATGTGAATGGAGTAAAAGTCAAAACGGTATCGTTGACATCCTACTACAGCTGGCAGTATTTTTCGGGCGATATGCCTGGTGATACTCCTAGTGCTGGGCGTCCGCTCTTCCGATTTGACGAAGTCCACTGGAAATTGGATACTCCTCTCCAGCCTGGAGATATCATCCGTATTCAGAAGAACAATGGAGATAGCTTGGAATATGGTGTTGATTTCCTCGAAATCGAACCCGTTCCTACTGCAGTCGCTCGTCCGGCGAACTCCGTGTCAGTGACAGATTATGGTGCTGTAGCAAATGATGGTCAGGATGACCTTGCAGCTTTTAAAGCAACGGTGAATGCAGCTGTTGCAGGTGGTAAGAGCATGTATATTCCTGCCGGAACATTTAATCTTAGCAGCATGTGGGAAATTGGCTCTGCCAGCAATATGATTAACAACTTTACGGTGACGGGTGCTGGAATCTGGCATACGAACCTCCAGTTTACTAATCCTAATGCGGCGGGAGGCGGTATTTCACTCCGTATTAGCGGCAAGCTAGATTTTAGTAATATTTACATGAATTCGAATTTGCGATCCCGTTATGGACAAAATGCAATTTATAAAGGATTTATGGATAACTTTGGTACTAATTCAATTATCCATGATGTCTGGGTAGAACATTTTGAATGTGGTATGTGGGTAGGCGACTATGCTCATACACCTGCTATTTATGCCAGTGGGCTTGTGGTTGAAAACAGCCGGATTCGGAACAATCTTGCCGATGGTATCAACTACTCCCAAGGCACTAGCAATTCGATTGTTCGAAACACCAACGTAAGAAATAACGGTGACGATGGTCTTGCAGTATGGACTAGTAACACCAATGGTGCTCCGGCGGGTGTAAATAACACATTCTCCTACAACACGATTGAGAATAACTGGCGTGCTGCAGCCATAGCATTCTTTGGAGGCGGCGGTCATAAGGCAGATCACAACTACATCATCGACACTGTAGGTGGTTCTGGTATTCGTATGAACACCGTTTTCCCTGGTTACCATTTCCAGAATAATGCGGGCATTGTTTTCTCAGATACTACGATTATCACAAGTGGTACCAGTAAAGATCTGTATGGTGGAGAACGTGGAGCCATCGATTTAGAGGCATCGAATGATGCCATCAAGAACGTCACCTTTACCAACATCGATATCATCAATACACAACGCGATGCAATCCAGTTCGGTTATGGTGGTGGATTTGAGAATATCGTGTTTAACAACATCAATATTAATGGTACTGGGCTTGATGGTATTACTACTTCACGTTTCTCTGGGCCACATCAGGGTTCGGCAATCTATACCTACACAGGCAATGGTTCAGCAACGTTTAACAACCTGACGACTACGAATATCGCTAACCCCAACCTGAATTATATTCAGAGCGGTTTTAATCTGACGATTCATTAA
- a CDS encoding DMT family transporter produces the protein MKRNVGYIALSIAIASEVVGTTMLKMSEGFTQLLPSIGVIIGFIIAFYSLSISLRELPLSLAYAIWSGVGTVLTAIVGIVVWGDPFGILTFAGIVLIVGGVVLLNSPAKGEDKVRA, from the coding sequence ATGAAAAGAAATGTAGGATATATTGCTCTAAGTATAGCGATTGCTAGCGAAGTCGTAGGTACTACTATGTTGAAAATGTCAGAAGGATTCACGCAATTACTCCCTTCTATAGGGGTTATTATTGGTTTTATTATTGCTTTTTATAGTTTATCCATAAGCCTTAGAGAATTACCGTTAAGCTTAGCTTATGCGATTTGGTCGGGTGTAGGTACTGTTCTAACTGCAATTGTGGGTATTGTTGTGTGGGGAGATCCATTTGGTATTCTTACTTTTGCCGGAATAGTATTAATAGTAGGAGGAGTGGTATTATTAAACTCTCCTGCCAAAGGTGAAGACAAAGTACGGGCCTGA